The Calditerrivibrio nitroreducens DSM 19672 genome window below encodes:
- a CDS encoding nucleoside-diphosphate sugar epimerase/dehydratase, with protein sequence MNVKKVVAVVLFISIAIFSIYVSYLLRFEFNIPDDFFNELVKHLPLIVFTKLLVFWYFNFFRGWWRFVSIYDALNIIRSSFISTFFIMVYLYLIYGFYKMPRSAFIIDLLLFTILIFILRVSPRLFKESYGKFLGEKVTKKRVLIVGAGSAGQMIAREIKDNDKLHAEVVGFVDDDERKIKTRILGIPVIGSTKEIPIIAKDDEIDEIVIAIPSASKEEMQRIVEKCREAAVGYKIIPGFGEILEGKLSVNRIRDVEIEDLLGRPPIKLKLAEIEQYLKDKVVLVTGAGGSIGGEIARQVSRYSPKNLIILDIAETPLFFIENYLKSSKNDLNLTTIIGDVKNIVKMEQLFKSYKPDIVIHAAAYKHVPMMELNPDEAIWNNIFGTKVIADLSCKYEVDKFILISTDKAVNPTNIMGATKRIAELYIKTFPDDLKTKFIIVRFGNVLGSNGSVIPIFKEQIKNGGPVTVTHPEVTRYFMTIPEAVQLVLQAGGIGKGGELFLLDMGEPVKILKLAEEMIRLSNFEPYKEIDIVFTGLRPGEKLYEELLLDEEGSTKTEYDKIWIAKQQPIDKDIVLNVINDLLEKSGSLNLSEIKDIMRRLIPTLK encoded by the coding sequence ATGAACGTAAAAAAAGTTGTGGCGGTAGTTTTATTCATATCTATCGCCATCTTTTCCATATATGTATCGTATCTTTTAAGATTTGAATTTAATATCCCGGATGACTTTTTCAACGAACTTGTAAAACATCTACCGTTAATAGTATTCACAAAGCTTTTAGTATTCTGGTATTTCAATTTTTTCAGAGGTTGGTGGAGGTTTGTATCTATCTATGATGCTTTAAATATAATCCGTTCAAGCTTTATATCAACCTTTTTTATAATGGTTTACCTATACCTGATCTACGGTTTCTACAAAATGCCACGATCTGCGTTCATTATAGATCTTTTACTTTTTACGATCCTTATATTCATTTTAAGGGTTTCCCCGAGGCTTTTTAAAGAAAGTTATGGTAAATTTTTAGGGGAAAAAGTCACCAAAAAGAGGGTGCTGATAGTGGGGGCCGGAAGTGCAGGACAGATGATAGCAAGGGAGATAAAAGATAACGACAAATTACATGCTGAAGTGGTGGGGTTTGTGGATGATGACGAAAGAAAGATTAAAACAAGAATCCTTGGAATACCTGTAATAGGTTCCACCAAAGAGATCCCTATAATAGCTAAGGATGATGAGATAGATGAAATAGTAATTGCAATCCCCTCCGCAAGTAAAGAAGAGATGCAAAGGATCGTTGAAAAATGTCGGGAAGCCGCTGTGGGATATAAGATTATACCGGGGTTTGGAGAGATACTTGAAGGTAAACTTTCTGTAAATAGGATAAGAGATGTTGAGATTGAAGACCTGCTCGGGCGCCCACCCATTAAGCTCAAACTTGCTGAAATCGAACAATACCTCAAGGATAAAGTAGTACTTGTGACTGGTGCTGGTGGCAGTATTGGTGGGGAGATTGCAAGACAGGTATCCAGATACTCCCCCAAAAACCTTATAATTCTGGATATAGCAGAAACTCCCCTCTTTTTTATAGAAAATTATCTGAAATCCAGTAAAAATGATTTAAATCTAACAACCATCATCGGCGATGTAAAGAATATTGTTAAGATGGAACAGCTTTTTAAATCTTACAAACCTGATATTGTAATACATGCTGCAGCCTATAAACATGTCCCAATGATGGAATTAAATCCAGACGAAGCGATATGGAATAATATATTCGGCACAAAGGTAATAGCTGATCTATCGTGTAAATATGAAGTGGATAAATTTATACTGATATCCACAGATAAAGCCGTAAACCCCACAAATATAATGGGGGCAACCAAAAGAATTGCTGAGCTTTACATAAAAACATTCCCGGATGATCTAAAGACAAAGTTTATCATAGTGAGATTTGGAAATGTCCTTGGAAGCAATGGATCTGTGATACCTATATTCAAAGAGCAGATAAAAAATGGTGGCCCCGTCACAGTCACCCATCCTGAGGTCACAAGATATTTCATGACGATACCTGAGGCGGTTCAACTGGTACTACAGGCGGGGGGTATCGGCAAAGGGGGTGAACTATTTCTACTTGATATGGGAGAACCTGTAAAGATCCTCAAACTTGCAGAAGAGATGATAAGACTTTCAAATTTTGAACCATATAAAGAGATAGACATCGTATTCACAGGATTAAGACCTGGAGAAAAGCTCTACGAAGAGCTTTTATTGGATGAAGAGGGGAGCACGAAAACTGAATATGATAAGATATGGATAGCAAAACAGCAACCTATTGACAAGGATATAGTATTAAACGTCATAAATGATCTTCTGGAAAAAAGTGGAAGTTTAAATCTATCAGAGATCAAAGATATTATGAGAAGATTAATACCAACTCTAAAGTAA
- a CDS encoding STT3 domain-containing protein, which yields MKKLSISMVLLIVFIAITFGISTYKRFWQLSVWNTQKEATYARDGRISMTTLDAYYWTRLAKEFNNGKFGDNKTDPLKSYPDHDLFPSYPSMLVFLLAKLPKLFSSDLYITGICFTSIFAGLFIIPLGIYFYRIGLGLVGIAGGLFGTFSYAYYVRSCNGRVDTDSLLLFFPIIIGLFFLMITQTEDKKKQYIYAGLAGFFMLLMNWWYQHYGFAVVYGVLLVVYLLIYKFKIKDIAILTGIYILLSNPLFFIYGIGNLFDFVFKTGYFHKTELKLANISWPNIMETISESNKKNWGEILSMILGNPKVAALGIIGIFAAFILKFKQMIPLLPLLGLGMLAFISGNRFSMFLAPLAGAGLAYILFLILYYGLKYLKMDQKINDFVLPLVIYLIFFGASNTLTAYNVVLPPSIPTPIQNSFLDIKDKVPKGSPVFTWWDFGYALMDIGEFSVYHDGGVHGADRSYFTAKAFVETDQKKMYGIISAIDNFKFEGINKMLDDNKSANSAVQGIMNYNGKPKNKNIIVLYTSDMIGKYGALAFFGNWDFEKKVTKPEGYRDLTCKSFDGKILQCENAILDTETGLINKQVPIKRFVITQNGKLIQNLEYPHSSDITIQLVAYNNNLIGSFILTETVYRSNFNQMYLLGNYDTNLFEEIYNNFPHARAFRVKVE from the coding sequence ATGAAGAAGCTTTCCATATCAATGGTTCTTTTAATTGTTTTCATTGCAATAACGTTTGGGATATCCACCTATAAAAGATTCTGGCAGCTTTCCGTATGGAACACCCAGAAAGAAGCCACTTACGCCAGAGATGGTAGAATCTCCATGACCACACTTGATGCATATTACTGGACAAGGCTGGCAAAGGAATTTAACAACGGCAAATTTGGGGATAATAAAACAGATCCCCTCAAATCTTACCCCGATCATGATTTATTCCCTTCATATCCTTCGATGCTGGTCTTTCTGCTGGCGAAACTACCTAAACTTTTTTCCAGTGACTTATACATTACGGGGATATGCTTCACATCCATCTTCGCCGGTCTTTTTATCATCCCCCTTGGGATATATTTTTACAGAATTGGTCTTGGTCTTGTGGGAATTGCAGGAGGATTATTCGGCACATTCAGTTATGCCTATTATGTAAGATCTTGTAATGGAAGAGTTGATACAGATAGTTTACTTCTTTTTTTCCCTATTATAATTGGGTTATTTTTCCTTATGATTACCCAGACGGAGGATAAGAAAAAGCAATACATTTATGCAGGGTTGGCGGGATTTTTTATGCTCTTGATGAACTGGTGGTACCAGCACTACGGATTTGCCGTTGTATATGGGGTTTTATTGGTGGTGTATCTTTTGATTTATAAATTTAAAATAAAAGATATAGCCATACTTACAGGAATTTACATTTTGCTGTCGAATCCATTGTTTTTCATCTATGGTATTGGTAACCTATTCGATTTTGTCTTCAAAACAGGTTATTTCCATAAAACAGAATTAAAACTGGCAAATATATCCTGGCCAAATATAATGGAAACAATATCTGAATCGAATAAGAAAAACTGGGGTGAGATCCTGAGCATGATTCTGGGGAATCCTAAAGTGGCAGCTCTTGGAATAATCGGTATTTTTGCCGCATTTATTTTGAAATTCAAGCAGATGATACCGCTTTTACCTCTACTTGGGCTTGGTATGCTTGCATTTATTTCAGGGAACAGGTTTTCTATGTTTCTGGCACCCCTTGCAGGGGCGGGGCTTGCTTATATACTATTTCTTATATTGTATTATGGTTTGAAATACCTGAAGATGGATCAGAAGATCAACGATTTCGTTTTACCTCTTGTTATCTATCTTATATTCTTTGGGGCATCAAACACCCTTACCGCCTACAACGTCGTGCTACCCCCATCCATCCCCACACCGATCCAAAACAGCTTTCTTGATATAAAAGATAAAGTCCCAAAAGGCTCTCCGGTATTTACCTGGTGGGATTTTGGATATGCCTTGATGGATATCGGGGAGTTTTCCGTCTACCATGATGGGGGTGTCCATGGGGCTGACAGAAGTTATTTTACCGCCAAAGCATTTGTGGAAACCGACCAGAAAAAAATGTATGGCATCATCAGTGCTATAGACAACTTCAAGTTTGAAGGGATAAATAAGATGCTTGATGACAACAAATCTGCCAATTCCGCTGTTCAAGGTATTATGAATTATAACGGAAAACCGAAAAACAAAAATATCATCGTTCTCTACACCTCCGATATGATCGGGAAATATGGTGCACTTGCTTTTTTTGGCAACTGGGATTTTGAAAAAAAAGTGACAAAGCCTGAGGGATACCGTGATTTGACCTGTAAAAGTTTTGATGGTAAAATTTTACAGTGTGAAAATGCCATTCTGGATACGGAAACCGGCCTCATAAATAAACAGGTACCCATAAAACGTTTCGTTATAACCCAAAATGGTAAACTTATCCAAAACCTCGAATACCCACATAGTTCGGATATAACCATACAACTCGTTGCTTATAACAACAATCTAATAGGATCATTTATTCTTACCGAAACGGTGTATAGATCAAACTTCAACCAGATGTACCTTCTGGGTAATTATGATACGAACCTGTTTGAAGAGATTTACAACAATTTTCCCCATGCAAGAGCATTCAGGGTAAAAGTGGAATAG
- a CDS encoding oligosaccharyl transferase stt3 subunit yields the protein MLKNRKFTRVAIFLLILLIVAISSGFRYYQLYEWKVNHPSYFVKDTVSLTTLDGYYWIRLARAYDNLTDKKIPDIYRGYPDHPYTFKLETHNLLVYLINKTSKLTGNYYYAGVYLVIILSSVFIIPLFLYLYSCGFTSTAIVTTILTTFSYSYLYRTYVGRVDTDCLNLFFPFMMSYLIYLIPKLEGYRRYIASIALGITAYLFMWWYQYPGFLIAYLGVFVLYLIIKRVKFWAMLTSIILFILFANPKYFMSGIDNIIYFVFGSKYFAGEALNVNKIAWPNIAEFISETQKQSWQTILLYAAGDKYLGLAGLIGLGLLILRLRFDILPLLPILLLGLISFKSGNRFTMYLSPFIFAGLGYLIYFSSEYLVDNGLKVFKEHIKIFSESISTIISIVLMVVVIYFFSGVHYKPTPSVPLNIQQTMIDIKDRFGSVPVVWTWWDFGYAYQDLANFSTVHDGGIQGKERTYFVGLSFSLPDQMKMRNIISYFDHKGFKMLENGDVDPKKIINEATNFTLPVKNGNILVAVSYDMVYKYDGIDFFARWDFDKKKSDYDDYEKLNCNYNGSILRCNDVDVDITQGVWGDEQLSNVYIIDESGIVKHYDFNVDGRIIQIVLKNNQVFISYILDDSVFQSNFNQLYFFGKYDDKIFEKVYDNFPIMRIFRVK from the coding sequence ATGCTTAAGAACAGAAAGTTTACAAGGGTTGCAATATTTTTGCTGATATTACTAATCGTAGCCATCTCGTCAGGATTCAGGTATTACCAGCTATATGAATGGAAAGTAAACCACCCATCTTATTTTGTTAAGGATACTGTTTCTTTGACCACCCTTGATGGATACTACTGGATAAGACTTGCCAGAGCCTATGATAATCTGACAGATAAAAAGATACCTGATATCTATAGAGGTTACCCCGATCACCCATACACCTTCAAACTTGAAACACACAATCTTCTGGTCTATCTCATAAACAAGACTTCAAAATTAACCGGGAATTACTATTACGCAGGTGTCTATCTCGTAATAATACTTTCCAGTGTTTTCATCATCCCACTTTTTCTGTACCTATACTCCTGTGGTTTTACATCCACAGCTATTGTTACTACGATATTAACCACCTTTAGCTATTCATATCTTTACAGGACATATGTAGGTAGGGTGGACACAGACTGCCTGAACCTATTTTTCCCTTTCATGATGAGCTATCTTATATATCTCATCCCTAAGCTCGAAGGTTACCGTAGGTATATCGCTTCGATTGCCCTTGGTATAACCGCATATCTCTTTATGTGGTGGTACCAATATCCAGGCTTTCTGATAGCATATCTGGGGGTATTTGTATTATACCTTATCATAAAAAGGGTGAAGTTTTGGGCTATGTTGACTTCAATCATCCTATTCATCCTATTTGCAAACCCAAAATATTTTATGAGCGGTATCGATAATATTATCTATTTCGTTTTTGGTTCAAAATATTTTGCCGGTGAGGCATTAAATGTGAATAAAATTGCATGGCCAAACATAGCCGAATTCATATCAGAAACCCAAAAACAGAGTTGGCAAACGATTCTGTTATACGCTGCTGGCGATAAGTATTTAGGATTGGCAGGATTAATAGGTCTTGGGCTTCTTATCCTTCGATTAAGATTTGATATATTACCTCTTTTACCAATTTTACTTCTGGGGCTTATATCATTTAAATCTGGCAACCGATTCACAATGTACCTGTCCCCATTTATTTTTGCCGGTCTGGGATATTTAATATACTTTTCATCGGAATATCTTGTTGACAATGGGCTAAAGGTATTTAAAGAACATATAAAAATTTTCAGCGAATCGATATCCACAATCATATCAATTGTATTAATGGTTGTTGTAATCTATTTTTTTAGCGGTGTTCATTACAAACCTACCCCATCAGTACCTTTGAATATCCAGCAAACTATGATAGATATAAAAGATCGGTTTGGATCAGTTCCGGTCGTCTGGACATGGTGGGATTTTGGATATGCTTACCAGGATCTTGCAAATTTTAGCACCGTTCATGATGGCGGAATACAGGGAAAGGAGAGAACTTACTTTGTGGGGTTGAGTTTTTCATTACCGGATCAGATGAAGATGAGAAACATCATAAGTTATTTTGATCACAAAGGTTTTAAAATGCTTGAAAATGGTGATGTGGATCCCAAAAAAATCATCAATGAAGCAACAAATTTCACCCTCCCAGTGAAGAATGGAAATATACTTGTGGCCGTTTCCTACGATATGGTCTACAAATATGATGGGATCGATTTTTTTGCCAGATGGGATTTTGATAAGAAAAAAAGTGACTACGACGATTACGAAAAATTAAACTGCAATTATAATGGATCTATACTTAGATGTAACGACGTTGACGTGGATATAACCCAGGGGGTGTGGGGGGATGAACAGCTTTCAAATGTATACATAATCGACGAATCCGGGATAGTAAAACATTACGATTTCAACGTGGATGGAAGGATTATTCAGATAGTATTAAAAAATAATCAGGTTTTTATATCATATATCTTAGATGACTCTGTGTTTCAATCAAACTTTAACCAGCTATACTTTTTTGGAAAATATGATGACAAAATATTTGAAAAGGTTTATGATAATTTCCCAATAATGAGAATTTTTAGAGTAAAGTAG
- a CDS encoding sugar transferase: MYRYFGKRLMDIIFSTLAILLLLPSFFIIALLIKLDTNGPIFYRQIRMGKDFKPFGLYKFRTMVVDADKMGPLVTKDRDPRITKVGYYLRKWKLDELPQFFNVLKGDMSLVGPRPEVEKYVKLYKDDYTIVLTVKPGITDYATILFRDEEDLIARFDDVEKGYTQVILPKKIELYKKYIDDISFFTDIKLLYLTFLKIFRI; the protein is encoded by the coding sequence ATGTATAGATATTTTGGCAAGCGTCTGATGGATATAATATTTTCAACATTGGCAATCTTACTACTCCTACCATCTTTTTTTATCATTGCATTACTGATAAAGCTCGATACAAATGGTCCGATATTTTATCGACAGATCAGGATGGGTAAAGATTTTAAACCGTTTGGACTTTACAAATTCCGCACCATGGTGGTGGATGCCGATAAGATGGGCCCCCTTGTTACCAAAGATAGAGATCCCCGTATCACAAAAGTGGGTTATTACTTAAGAAAATGGAAATTAGATGAGCTCCCTCAATTTTTCAACGTTTTAAAAGGGGATATGAGTCTTGTGGGACCAAGGCCGGAGGTGGAAAAATATGTTAAACTATACAAAGATGATTACACCATAGTATTGACAGTTAAACCAGGGATAACCGATTATGCTACGATACTATTTCGGGATGAAGAGGATCTTATAGCCCGGTTTGATGATGTTGAAAAGGGGTATACCCAGGTGATCCTGCCCAAAAAGATTGAGCTTTATAAGAAATATATCGATGATATCTCATTTTTTACAGATATAAAATTATTATATTTGACTTTTTTAAAAATATTTAGAATATAA
- the murB gene encoding UDP-N-acetylmuramate dehydrogenase, producing the protein MLDLNSIIKSNEPLSKHCSYKTGGPARFFAEPKNNLELMLIWNFLQEKKLRYLVIGNGTNVLFDDAGFDGLILSLKKLNRFMIIDKNILTAGSGILLDDMVLFSIINNLSGIEHLSGIPGTVGGAIYMNAGAFDTEIKDVLYSVEIFKDGEFTTLKASELSFSYRKSSIKDEIVVSGSFKLNFAKNDPHKIRDDILNKRGEKQPLEYPSCGSVFKRPPGTYAGKLIEECGLKGFSIGGAKVSEKHSNFIINFNNASSKDIKDLISHVKMVVFQKTGIMLEEEVKIIER; encoded by the coding sequence ATGCTCGATTTAAATAGTATCATCAAAAGCAACGAGCCATTAAGTAAACATTGCAGTTATAAAACCGGAGGTCCAGCCAGATTTTTTGCCGAACCTAAAAATAACTTAGAACTTATGCTTATCTGGAACTTTTTACAGGAGAAAAAGTTAAGGTATCTGGTGATAGGCAACGGAACAAACGTGCTCTTCGACGATGCAGGTTTCGATGGCCTGATTTTATCCCTAAAAAAACTTAATCGATTTATGATAATAGACAAAAATATCTTAACTGCTGGATCTGGAATTTTATTAGACGATATGGTGCTGTTTTCTATCATAAACAATCTTTCCGGCATCGAACATCTATCAGGTATCCCCGGCACAGTTGGTGGAGCCATCTACATGAACGCCGGCGCCTTTGACACAGAAATAAAAGATGTTTTGTACTCTGTAGAGATATTTAAAGATGGAGAATTTACCACATTAAAGGCCAGTGAATTATCCTTTTCATACAGAAAAAGCTCAATAAAGGACGAGATTGTCGTATCCGGATCATTTAAACTCAACTTTGCAAAGAATGATCCACACAAGATAAGGGATGATATACTAAATAAAAGGGGTGAAAAACAACCACTTGAATACCCCTCCTGCGGATCTGTCTTCAAAAGACCTCCCGGGACATATGCCGGTAAACTCATAGAAGAATGCGGACTTAAAGGATTTTCAATTGGTGGAGCAAAGGTCTCAGAAAAGCACAGCAATTTTATCATAAACTTCAACAATGCCAGTAGTAAGGATATAAAAGATCTGATATCCCACGTAAAAATGGTTGTTTTCCAAAAAACCGGCATTATGCTGGAGGAAGAGGTAAAAATAATTGAAAGGTAG
- a CDS encoding S-methyl-5'-thioinosine phosphorylase, with translation MKIGIISGTGFLVEEGFKFVEEINLSNKYGSPSSSYKKYLFGDNEIYSIARHGEKHQFPPHLINYRSNIYGFYELNVDFIVAFGAVGGINSLLLPGDFLIPDNIVDWTYGRESTYSDIGDTYHIDFTYPFCPSIREELINILKKSGVRFHPKGVYLCTNGPRLESAAEINAFLKLGFDVVGMTLMPETALARELGICYAAVNIVSNFAAGISKTPLTTDEVVEHVKNNDAVIRFIIKEVASMKRKSPCSCHEAIKNARFK, from the coding sequence ATGAAGATAGGGATTATCAGTGGCACAGGCTTCCTTGTGGAAGAGGGATTTAAGTTTGTGGAAGAGATAAACTTATCAAATAAGTACGGATCACCATCCTCAAGTTACAAAAAATATCTCTTTGGGGATAATGAGATCTATTCCATTGCAAGGCATGGGGAAAAACATCAATTCCCTCCCCATCTAATTAATTACAGATCAAATATATACGGATTTTATGAACTTAATGTAGATTTCATAGTAGCTTTTGGGGCTGTGGGGGGGATAAATAGTTTACTCTTGCCGGGTGATTTTTTGATACCGGACAATATAGTAGACTGGACATACGGAAGAGAATCAACCTATTCAGATATCGGAGATACTTACCACATAGATTTCACATATCCATTCTGCCCATCTATAAGGGAAGAACTTATAAATATTTTAAAGAAATCCGGGGTACGTTTTCATCCGAAGGGGGTATACCTCTGCACAAACGGCCCAAGATTGGAGAGTGCAGCGGAGATAAATGCCTTTTTAAAATTGGGATTTGATGTGGTTGGGATGACCCTTATGCCGGAAACAGCCCTTGCAAGGGAGCTTGGCATATGCTACGCAGCCGTGAATATCGTATCAAACTTCGCAGCAGGGATCAGCAAAACGCCTCTTACCACAGATGAAGTGGTGGAGCATGTGAAAAATAATGATGCTGTCATAAGGTTTATAATCAAAGAGGTGGCTTCAATGAAGAGGAAATCCCCCTGCAGCTGCCATGAGGCGATAAAAAATGCTCGATTTAAATAG
- a CDS encoding trimeric intracellular cation channel family protein has protein sequence MTLLYLLDLLGTIAFAISGALAGVKKDMDLYGISVLSLVTAVGGGTIRDLLVGRIPPFIFRDYNYIVLSLLSALIVFFFYRKVERGYNTLLIMDALGLGVFTVIGVKVGIDYNIGYIGSIFMGVMTGTVGGMIRDILQGEIPLVLKKEVYASASIIGGVVFLILFKSIGESYLTIITAILVVFLLRLLAIRKNWNLPKPRI, from the coding sequence ATGACCCTCCTATACCTTCTTGACCTATTAGGTACCATAGCCTTTGCAATAAGTGGAGCCCTGGCAGGTGTAAAAAAAGATATGGATCTATACGGAATATCTGTGTTGAGCCTTGTAACGGCTGTGGGGGGTGGAACCATTAGAGATCTACTTGTGGGGAGAATTCCACCGTTTATTTTTAGAGATTACAATTATATAGTTTTATCCCTTCTGTCGGCACTTATCGTATTTTTCTTCTATAGAAAAGTTGAAAGGGGATATAATACGCTACTGATTATGGACGCACTAGGATTAGGCGTTTTTACTGTAATCGGAGTAAAAGTGGGAATCGATTACAATATCGGTTATATCGGCTCGATATTCATGGGGGTTATGACCGGAACAGTTGGTGGAATGATAAGGGACATTTTGCAGGGGGAAATCCCTCTGGTACTTAAAAAAGAGGTTTACGCATCTGCATCCATAATTGGTGGTGTGGTATTCTTAATCCTTTTCAAATCTATTGGTGAAAGCTATCTTACTATTATTACTGCTATTCTGGTGGTATTTCTTTTGAGGCTGCTTGCTATAAGGAAAAACTGGAATCTGCCGAAACCGAGGATATAA
- a CDS encoding ABC transporter ATP-binding protein has product MSFLEILNISKSYRKSNNIIQVLNSFTLTIEKGESVVVVGPSGSGKSTLMHIIGGLDKPDTGNIIFKGENIFNQSYPIDEYRNKKVGFVFQFHYLLNDFTALENVAMPAMIAGTPINKAIKHAEFLLDKVGLSHRYHHHPNELSGGEQQRVAVARALMNEPELLLADEPTGNLDGANTLEIMKIFDKLKSEGVTIIMVTHDEKLTQNFDRKVVLEKL; this is encoded by the coding sequence ATGAGTTTTTTAGAGATCCTGAATATCTCCAAAAGCTACCGAAAATCAAACAACATAATCCAGGTTTTAAATAGCTTCACTTTAACTATTGAAAAAGGGGAATCGGTGGTGGTGGTGGGCCCATCTGGATCCGGAAAATCCACACTTATGCACATCATTGGTGGGCTGGATAAACCAGATACCGGAAATATAATCTTCAAAGGGGAAAATATCTTTAATCAAAGCTACCCCATTGATGAATACCGGAATAAAAAAGTAGGTTTTGTATTTCAATTTCACTACCTATTAAACGATTTTACCGCATTGGAGAATGTGGCTATGCCCGCCATGATAGCCGGGACACCTATTAATAAAGCTATCAAACATGCCGAATTTCTCCTGGATAAGGTGGGGTTATCCCACAGATACCATCATCATCCCAATGAGCTTTCAGGCGGAGAACAGCAGAGGGTTGCGGTGGCACGAGCGTTGATGAACGAACCGGAGCTTCTTCTGGCGGATGAACCAACGGGTAACCTTGATGGTGCCAACACACTGGAGATCATGAAGATATTTGATAAATTAAAATCGGAAGGGGTCACCATCATAATGGTAACCCATGATGAAAAACTTACCCAGAATTTTGATAGAAAAGTGGTGCTGGAGAAATTATGA
- a CDS encoding lipoprotein-releasing ABC transporter permease subunit, protein MKIENFIALRYIKSKKETKAISFISVIAIIGILLGVATLIVVTNVFTGFENNLKDKILGANSHIIVNRIDVGTISDWQKVENKIRETKGVVAVSPFVFSQVLLTGPANVSGVMLRGIIPEKEAQAINIKQFITAGDLFKLKYDFDNKSGIVLGKDLALTLGVRLYDEVVMVAPFGKKGPFGFTPKMQKFYVVAIFDSGMYDYNNGLAFVDIKAAQKFFDLGDTITGFSVKVDNIDRASRIAKEIATKLDFPFWARDWLSMNKNLFSALELEKAAMFVVLTLIVVVASFNIVSLITMTVKDKKRDIAILRAMGASEKMIQKIFIKQGLIIGVMGTFLGDILALVICFILKKYKIISLPKDVYFMDRIPVEIVPEVFLIVTVSAILITYLSALYPARQGARMDPIAALRNE, encoded by the coding sequence ATGAAAATAGAAAACTTTATAGCACTCAGGTATATAAAATCAAAAAAAGAGACAAAAGCCATCTCTTTCATCTCCGTTATAGCCATCATCGGAATACTTCTGGGGGTAGCTACGCTGATAGTAGTAACAAACGTTTTTACCGGATTTGAAAATAACCTAAAGGATAAAATACTGGGTGCCAACTCCCACATAATAGTCAATAGAATAGATGTGGGTACCATCTCAGATTGGCAGAAGGTGGAAAATAAGATTAGAGAGACAAAGGGGGTGGTGGCGGTATCACCTTTTGTTTTCAGTCAGGTACTTCTCACAGGACCCGCCAATGTAAGTGGTGTGATGCTGCGGGGGATAATCCCGGAAAAGGAGGCCCAGGCCATCAATATAAAGCAGTTTATAACAGCTGGGGATCTTTTTAAATTAAAATACGATTTTGATAATAAAAGTGGAATAGTACTGGGCAAAGATCTTGCTTTGACACTTGGGGTAAGATTATACGATGAAGTGGTAATGGTGGCACCTTTTGGGAAAAAAGGCCCCTTTGGATTTACCCCAAAGATGCAAAAGTTTTATGTGGTTGCTATATTCGATTCCGGCATGTATGATTATAACAATGGTCTGGCATTTGTGGATATAAAGGCGGCACAAAAATTCTTTGACCTCGGGGATACCATTACGGGATTTAGCGTCAAGGTGGATAATATCGACAGGGCATCCAGAATAGCCAAAGAGATTGCCACAAAGCTGGACTTCCCCTTCTGGGCAAGAGACTGGCTCAGTATGAATAAAAATCTATTTTCAGCCCTTGAACTGGAAAAAGCTGCTATGTTTGTGGTGCTTACACTTATTGTGGTGGTGGCATCCTTTAATATAGTAAGCCTCATTACGATGACCGTCAAAGATAAAAAACGAGATATTGCCATACTAAGAGCGATGGGTGCCTCCGAAAAGATGATCCAGAAGATCTTTATAAAGCAGGGGCTTATAATCGGTGTGATGGGTACTTTTTTGGGGGATATACTTGCTCTTGTGATCTGTTTTATATTAAAAAAATACAAGATCATATCCCTTCCCAAAGATGTCTATTTTATGGATAGAATCCCAGTGGAGATCGTTCCGGAGGTATTTTTGATAGTAACAGTATCCGCAATACTAATCACCTACCTTTCCGCCCTTTATCCGGCAAGGCAGGGAGCAAGAATGGATCCTATAGCTGCTTTGAGGAATGAATAA